The DNA region GCTGGTTCCGGGACAACTTCGGCTGCTCGGGCCGGGAGTGGCAACGTGCGCAGCGCTGAGGCTTGCGATCGATCGCCGGCGAGGGTTCCGGCGACCGCCCCGCCTCAACCGCCCTTGCGGTCCGCCTCTTCCCTGAGTTCATCCCCGTGCTGGTCGATCGCCGGTGCGGCGAAGGGTGCCGGTCCGGGCGTCCGCCCGAACTCCCATGCCCCGGAGAAGGCCCGATAGCCGCCCACGACGGGATGCTCGAAGCGGGAGATCAGGCCTTCGGCCTGCACCTGCGGGAAGTCGAACATGTCTTCGACCTCGCGGGCGGCGGCGCAGGGGACCTCCTCCCCGAACAGCGCTTCCCATTCCAGCGCGGAGCGATGCGCGAGTGCCCCATGCAGCTTCGGCACGATCTCCTGCGCATGCTGCGCGCGCTTGCGCACGCTGTCGTAGCGCTCGACCAGCAGCTCCTGCAGGCCGGTCTTCCCGCACAGCGCCGTCCAGAAATGGGGCGTGTTCGCCGAGATGTAGAGCCAGCCTTCGCGCGTCGGATGGATGCCGGTGATGCCGCCCGAGCGCATGTCGCGGCCACCGACGTCGCGCGGCTCGCTGTCGGTCCAGACCAGGCGCGCGGACTGCATCGCCAGCGCGGACCGCAGCAGCGACACGCCCACGGACTGGCCTTTGCCGCTCTTCTCGCGCTCGTACAGCGCTGCCGTCACGCCGCTGGTGACGAGCGAAGCCGCGTAGTAGTCGACGACCGATCCATACAGGATCTCCGGCGGTCCGCCCGCCGGGCCCTGCTGCGCGGCCATGCCGGTCATCGTCTGCAGCACCTGGTCGTAGCCGGCCTTGTCGCGCAGCGGACCGGTGTCGCCATACCCGGTGACCGCGCAGTACACCAGGCGCGGGTTGACGGCGCGCAGCTGCTCGTACGCGATGCCGAGCCGCGCGGGCACCTCGGGGCGGAAGTTGTGCACCAGCACGTCCGCGTCCACCACGAGGGCGAGCAGCCGCTGCAGGTCGCGCGGCTGCTTCAGGTCCAGCACGACGCCGCGCTTGCTGCGGTTGACGCCCAGGAACGCGCGGCTCTCCGCTGCCAGCGTGGACGGGTACTTGCGCAGGTTGTCGCCAACGGGGGGCTCGATCTTGATCACCTCCGCGCCCAGGTCGGCGAGCAGCGCGCAGCCGTAGGGGCCGGCAATGTATGCGCTGAGGTCGAGGACGCGGATGCCCGCCAGCGGGCCGGAAGCTTGGGTCATGCGAAGGCTCCCTGGGTCACGCGTGCGGGACCAGGCCGAGCCGCTCCGCAGTCGCGACGATGGCACGCGCGCGCAGCAGGAAGGGCTTGTCGATCATGCGGCCGTCGACGAGCCATGCGCCAGCGCCGTCGGCCTCGGCCAGTCGCGCGGCCTGCACCACGCGCAGCGCGTGCGCGATCTCCTCGTCGTCCGGACGGAAGGCTTCGTTGGCCAGCGGCACCTGGCTCGGATGGATGCAGCTCTTGCCCGCGAAACCGAGGCGGCGCGCGAACCTCGCTTCCTCGAGGTAGCCCGCGGTGTCGCGCACGTCGGCATAGGCGCCGTCGTACGCCTCCACGCCCGCTTCGGCCGCGGCGAACCGCACCATCAGCAGCACGTGATGAACCGCCGCCATTTCGCGGCGGTGGATGGCGTGGTTCTCGAACAGGTCGCCCAGACCCACCTGCAGGCCCATCACGCGCGGATCGGCGCATGCGAGCACGGCGGCTTCGCGCAACGCCCGGGGCGTCTCGATGTTCAGCAGCAGCCGCACCGGCTTCTCGACGCCGTTGGCGCGTTCGGCGCGCGCGATCGCCTCGCTTGCGGCGCGCACCTCGTCGGCCGTGTTCGGCTTGGGCAGGTTCAGCACGTGCAGCCCCGGCTGCACAATGGCCGCCAGGTCGGCCTCGAAGTGCGGCGTGTCCATCGCATTGACGCGCACGATGATCAGCTTGTCGTGGACGGGCGCGGCACGCAGCCAGTCGCGCACGTGGGCGCGCGCCTCGGCCTTGCGGTCCTCGACGACGGCATCCTCGAGGTCGATGGAGATCCCATCGGCCGGACCGGCCAGCGCCTTGGCGAACAACTCCGGGCGGGAGCCCGGGACGAACAGCTTGCTTCTCATATCCCTTTCCCGGTCATCCAAAGGGCAGGTGCTTCCCGAGCGGTCGCGGATGCCAGCAACTGGCGCTCATTCGGCCTTGATGTCCGCCGCTTTCGCAACTTGCTTCCAGCGGCCGATCTCGGCGGCGATGAAGGCCTCGAATTCTGCCGGCTTCATCGCCGCCGGCTCCGCGCCCTCCTTCAGGAAGAAGTCCTTCATCTCGGGGGACAGCACGATGCGGTTGATCTCGGTGTTGAGGCGATCCACGACCGGCTGCGGCGTGCCCGCCGGTGCCAGCACGCCCCACCACAGCTCGGTGGCGCTGCCCTTGTAGCCGGACTGCTCCAGCGACGGAAGGTCGGGCGCGACCGGCGAGCGTGCGGCCGATGTCACGGCCAACGCGCGGGCGCGCCCGCCCTTGACCTGCCCCAGGATGGACGGCGCACTCGCGACCAGCACCTGGATCTGGCTGGAGAGCAGATCGGTCGTGGCGGGCCCCATGCCCTTGTACGGCACGTGCGTCATCTTGATGCCGGCGCCGTCCATGAACAGCTCGGTGGCGAAATGGTTGATGCTGCCCGAGCCTGACGTGCCGTAGTTCAGCTTGCCGGGATCAGCCTTGGCGGCGGCCACCAGGTCACCGATGGTCTTGTACGGCGACTCGGTGGGCACCGTCACCAGGAGGGGCCCCTTTCCCAGCATGGCCACCGGCTTGAAACTCTTGACCGCGTCGTACTGCAAATTGGTGCGCACCGCGGCGCCCGTCGTGAACGTGGACGACAGCACCACCAGGGTGTAGCCGTCGGGCGGCGCCTTGGCGACGATGGCGTTCGCCAGCACGCCACCGCCGGCGGGCTTGTTGTCCACCACGACCGGCTGGCCCAGCACCTCGGCGAGCTTCTTGCCGATCGCCCGGGCAAACGTGTCGTTGGAACCGCCGGGCGCGCTGCCCACGACCAGCGTCACCGGCTTGGCCGGCCACGCGGGCGCCTGCGCCCATGTCGCGAGGGGAAGTGCGCAGGCCAGGCCCAGCACGGAGCGCAATACAAGAGTCTTCACGTCGTCTCCTTCATTCTTCTATGGCCATCATTCGATGCGGATGTTCGCGTCGCGGATCAGCGTACCCCATTTGGCATGCTCGGCCCGCACCTGCGCAGCGAATTGCTGCGGCGTGCCCGGCGTCGGCTCGCTGCCGTCCTGCACCAGCTTGCTCTTCACGTCGGCGCGCGCAAGGATCTTCACCGTCTCGGCGTTGAGGCGCGCCACCACGTCGGCTGGCAGGTTCGCGGGACCGACCAGGCCCAGCCATGTCGTCGCGTCGAAGCCGGCGTAGCCCTGCTCTGCCACGGTGGGCACGTTGGGCAGTGCGCTGACGCGCCACAGCGAGCTCACGGCCAGCGCGCGCACCTTGCCGACGGCCAACTGCCCCATCACCGAGACCGTGTTGCCGAAGTACGTGTCGACCTGGCCGCCCAGCAGGTCGGTCATCGCGGGGCCGGCGCCCTTGTACGGCACCTGCAGGACCTGCACCCCGGCGCGCCGCTCGAGCAGTTCGCCCGCGAGATGGCCCACGGTTCCGTTGCCCGCCTGCGCGATGCCCACCTTGCCCGGGCGCGCGCGGGCGGCCTGGACGAAGTCGGCGAAGGTCTTCAGCGGCGAATCCGCGCGCACCACCAGCACGACCGGCTGCTCGGCGACCGACACGATGGGCGTGAGGTCCCGGAGCGGGTCGAACGGCATCTTCGCGTACAGCGAGGGATTGATCGCCAGGTTGGAAGCCTGCCCCATCCCGATCGTGTAGCCGTCCGGCGCGGACTTGGCGACCGCGTCCAGGCCGATGTTGCCGCCCGCCCCCGGCTTGTTGTCGACCACGACGGTCCAGCCCAGGGTGGAGGTGAACTTCTCGGCGATCAGGCGCGAGGTGGCGTCGGTTCCCCCGCCGGCGGGGAAAGGCACCACGAGGCGGATCGGCTTGTTCGGGTACTGCGAAGGGCCTTGCGCGAAGGCGGTCGGAGCGACCGCTGCCAGCGCGCCGCCCAGGAATTCACGTCGTTGCATGCGGTGTCTCCTGACTGTCCTCTGATCGGTTGTCCATGTCTGTCTCCGTTGTCGGGTTGCTTAGCCGACGCGACGCGTCAACCGGTGACCGGGGCATCGAATCCATAGAGCTGCGACGGGTTGCCCACCAGAAGCCGCTCCAGTGCGGTGCCGGCGGGCAGCCAGCTGCCGAGGCAGTCCAGCAGCGCAGCGTCATCCGGCAGGACTTTCTCGCCGGCAACCGCCGACGGGTGCGGCCAGTCCGTGCCCCAGACCGTGCGTTCCGGATACCGCGCCAGCCAGTCCCTGGCCATGGCACCCGTGTCCGCGTAGGACGGCGCGCCCGTTCGGGTGTCGTGGTACGCGCCGGACACCTTGATCCAGGTGCGTCCGTTGTCGGCCAGCCGGCGCAGCACGGCGAGGATGCGATCGCGGTCAGGCGACGCGGGGTCGACGCGCCCCAGGTGGTCGATGACCAGCGTGACCGGCAGACGGGACAGCACGTCTTCCAGCTGCAGGTAGGCCGGGCCGAGCGCATGCACCTGCACATGCCAGCCGAGCGGCGCGATGCGCTCCGCGAGCACCTGCAGGCTCTCCACCGCCGCTCCCGCGGGCCGCGAGAGGTTGAAGCGGATGCCGCGCACCCCGGCCCGGTCGAGATCTTCGAGGTCGGCGTGGGTGCAAGCGGAGTCGATGACCGCGACGCCGCGTGCGGAGGTGCCGAGCTGCTGCAGCGCGTCGACCAGGCAACGGTTGTCGGTGCCGTAGCTCGACGGCTGGACGACGACGCTGCGGGCGAGACCCAGCTTGCGCTGCAACCGCTGGTAGTCGGCCACGGTGGCCGGCGGCGGCCGCAACGAGGCGTGCGCGTCGTACGGGAAGCGCGCGTCGTAGATGTGGTGGTGCGCATCGACGCTTCCCGGGGGCACGCGAAGGGCAGGAAGCGATGCGCCCGCCGACCAGGGCACCTGGCTCATGGCTGCCTCCTGCTGTCGAGGAACGGCCGCAGGCGATGGGCTTGCGCCGCATTGACCATGTGCTCGGGCTCCCGGCCCTGGGCCAGCGCGATGACCTGGCGGACCGTGTCCATGGTCTGGTGCTCGCGGGCCGGGCCCGTCATGCCGCCGACATGGGGCATGGCGACGACGTCGGGCCGGCGCAGGAACCGGGCCGCGGGCTTCTGGTCCTTCGCCGTTCCGACGTCCAGCCCCGCTCCGCGCAGCCGGCCGCTGTCCAGCGCCTGCTCGAGCGCGTCGTCGTCCACCAGCTCGCCGCGCGACAGGTTCAGGAAACAGGCCCCCTCCTTCATGGCGCGGAGGAAGCTGGCGTCGACCATGTTCCGCGTCTGCGGGATCGACGGCGCGAGGCAGACGACAAAGTCCGCCCGCGGCAGCAACTCGTCCAGCGTGCAATGCTCGATGCCCGGCTCCGCGATCGACGAGTGCGGATCGGAGACGAGCACCTTGCAGTCCAGCGCCTTGCACATCGCCGCGAGCTGCCGGCCGATCGTGCCGTAGCCCACGATGCCCACCGTCGAACCGCGCACCTGCAGGCCCTTGGGGAGCACCGGGTCGTCGGTCCCGGCATACAGGTGGCGCGCGCGCGAGATGCCGCGCGCGAGGTCGAAGATCATTCCCAGGGCGAGTTCGGCGACCGCGGTCCCGAAGCCGGCCGTGGCATGCGTGACGAGCACGCCGCACGCGGAAGCGGCGGCGACGTCGATCGTGGAGATGTCCACGGCTCCGCGCAGGAATGCGACCAGGCCGGGCGACGCGTGGAACGTTTCGGCGTCGCCGGGTGTCGACCGGTGCGCGAGGATGATCCGGCACGCCTGCGCCGCCTCGGCCAGTTCCCGGCCGCGCAGGACCCGCCCGGTCTCGTTGAAGACGAGGTCGACGTGGTCGCGCAGCAGGGCCAGGCCGCGCTCGCTGTAGTAGCCCGCGAGCTCCTCGCGGGTGTAACTGAGGAAGACCTTGATGCGATCCATCGCGTCAGTCGACGGTGATGTGGTTCTTGGCGATGAGGTCCGCCCAGCGCGTCGTGTCGTTGCGGATGAACTCCGCGATGTCGCGGCCTTGCACGGGGAACGGCACCATGCCGATGTCGGAGAGCCGCTTCTGCACCTCGGGCGCCGCCAGCGAGTCGCGGACCGCGGCGCTGAGCCTAGACGCGATCTCGGGCTTCACGCCGGCAGGCGCGAACAGGACCGCCCAGGTGTCCGGATTGAATCCCTTCAGCACAGGGCCGAGGGCGGGCACGTTCTTCATCAGGTCGACACTCTGGTTGCCGGTCACGCCCAGCGCCACGAGCTTGCCGGCACTCACGTGCGGCAGCGAGGTCGGCACGGTGTCGAACATCACGTCCACCTGGCCGCCCAGGATGCCCGTGGTCGCGAGTGACGGGCTCTTGTATGGGACGTGCAGCATGTCCACGCCGGCGATGGACTTGAACAGTTCGGCCGCGAGATGGCTCGTCGTGCCGTTCCCGCCGGAGGCGTAGGTGAGCTTGCCGGGACTGGCCTTGGCGCGGGCGATCAGTTCGCTGACGTTCTTCACCCCGAGGGAGGGTGGCACCACCATGACCAGCGGCCCCTTGGCGACGCCCGAAATCGGCAGGAAATCCTTCGCCGGGTCGTAGGGCAGCTTCTTGCCCAGGCCGACGTCGATCGCATGCGTGCTGATGGTGCCCAGCAGGATCGTGTAGCCGTCGTTGCCGGCCTGGGCTGCCGCCTGCGTGCCGATCATGCCCGCCGCACCGGCGCGGTTGTCGACGAACACCGGCTGGCCCAGCTTGCGCGACAGCGAATCGGCCAGCAACCGTGCGGCGATGTCGGTGAAGCCGCCCGGGGCGAAGGCGACGATGAGCTTGATGGGGCGCGACGGCCAATCGGCCTGGGCCAGCACCGGACGATGGATGGCGGCGACCGGCGCGAGCAGCGCGGAAGCCAGGAGGGATCGACGCGATGGGTTCAAGACTGTCTCCGTGTTCTGTGGGTCGGTCGATGGATCAGACGGGCAGGCCCTTCGCGCGCAGGATCGCATCGAAGCGCTCCGGATCGGCCGTGCCGCTGCGGTTCTTCTCCCGCGTCTGCGCCTCGCGCTCGAGGTGCTGGCGCGCCTTCTGCAGCACGTCCTCCACACGCGCAGCCGGGATCGCGATGACGCCGTCGGCATCGCCGACGACCAGGTCGCCGGGCAGCACGGGCAGGCTTGCCACCGCCACCGGCACGTTGATCTCTCCCGGCCCTTCCTTGCTGGGGCCGCGGTGCGTGTGCCCGCGCGCGAAGATGGGCATGCCCTCTTCCGCCCATTCGCACAGGTCGCGCACGGCACCGTCGAGCACCAGTCCGGCCAGTCCGCGCGCCACGCAGGTGGTACGCATCAGGCCGCCGACCAGCGCCTGCGTCAGGTCGCCGCCGCCGTCGATGACCAGCACATCGCCGGCCTGGGCCATCAGCAGCGCCTTGTGGATCATCAGGTTGTCACCGGGCCGCACGCGCACGGTGAAGGCCGTGCCGCACAGCACCGTGTCGAGTCGCGCATGGTACTGACGCAGCCCCATCGTGCCGGTGGAGCGGCCCATGACGTCGCCGATCGCGGAGACCGGGATCGCGCGGAAGGCGTCGACGAGGTGCCGGGCGACCGGTTGCGGCCGCGGATGGATGGCGTAGCCCGGGGGCCACGAGGCGTTGCTGTCGCTGGATCCCATGGTGTTCAGAGCGCTTTCTCGGTGAGGGTTTCGGGGTTGACGCAAAGCTGGGCACTGACGGGCTTGCCGTCGAGCCATTGGAGGACGTTGTGGGCGGCACCCGATGCCATGGCGGCCAGTGCGGCCGGCGTCGATCCGCCCACATGGGGTGTGAGCACGACGTTGGGCAGGCGGGCCAGCGCGTGCCCGGCGGGCAGGGGCTCGACAGCCATGGTGTCGAGGCCGGCGGCGTGCAGGGCGCCCCGCTCGAGCGCTGCGACCAGCGCAGGCTCGTCCACCACTTCGCCGCGCGCGGTGTTCACGAGGATCGCGCCTGGCGGGAGCAGCGCGAGTTCCCGCGCCCCGACCATCCCGCGCGTGCGCTCCGTGAGCGGCACGTGCAGGCTCAGCACGTCGGCCTGCGGCAGCAGCGCGTCGAGGCTGGGCTGCAGCGAGACGCCGGGCACGGGGCTCGGCTTGTTCTGCAAGGCGGGATCGAACGCAAGCACCTGCATGTCCATCGCCAGGGCGATGCGCGACAGGCGCTGCGCGACCTGGCCGAAGCCGACGAGCCCCAGCGTCCGGCCGCGCAGCTCGATGCCGTCCTGCTTGCGTGTCCAGCGGCCGGCCTGCAGTTCGCCGTGCATGTAGCCCACGTGCCGCGCGGCGGCGAGCATCAGGCCGAGCGCCAGTTCCGCGACCGAAGCCGCGTTGGCGCCCGGGGTCATGAACACCGGAATGCCGCGTGCCGTGGCGGCCGCCACGTCGATGTTGCTCACGCCCACGCCGTGCTTCGAGATCACCTTCAGCGTCGGACAGGCGTCGATGGCCTTGCCGGACAACTGGACGGTCCGCGAGATGACGGCATCGATGGGCTCGCTCGCCATCAGGGCTTCGATTTCGCCGGCATCGTCGGGGCGGGTGGTGTAGACCACGCGCGCCCCGGCCTGGCGCAGCACGTCGACGCCGGCGGCCGCGAGGCGGGGAGCAGTCACGAGAACAGTGGGTCGCATGGGTTCGGCCGCATTGGAGGAAGCCGGATTGTTGCGGCGCCATTGCCAACGGTCCATTCGATAATGGTCATCGATTGATCACTTTCGGAAATCGATGCCATGCCACAGACGGATCTGCACCTGCGGGACCTGCGCTTCTTCGAAGCGATCGCGGAGTCGGGGCACATGGGCCAGGCGGCCGAGAAGATCGGCCGCAGCCAGCCGGCGCTGAGCAAGTGCGTGCGCCGGCTCGAGGAGGCGGTGGGCAGCCCCCTGTTCGAACGCGACGGCCGGGGCATCCGCCTCACCGCCGTGGGCGAGGTGCTGCGCCAGCGGGCGCAGGTGCTGCGCGGCGCGGCCGACTACGCGCTGCGCGAAGTCAGCGACTTCGCGCACGGGCGGGCCGGCCATGTGCGGATCGGCAGCGGCCCGATCGCGGCCGACTTCCTGCTGCCCGAACTGTGCCGGCTGGTCCTGCGCGATGGCGCAAGGACCACGGTGAGCATCGTGATCGGCCCGAGCTGGGAACTGCACGAGGACCTGCGCAACGGCAAGATCGACATGCTGATCGGCCTGACGACCGAGGGCGAGACCGAGTTCCGGTCGGTGCCGATCGTCGAGGACGTGGTCGTGGTGGCCGCGCGCCGCAACCACCCCATCTTCCGGCAGCGGCGCATCACGATGGAGTCGCTGCTGCAGTATGCGTGGGCACTGCCCAGCCCGAACATCCCCAGCCGCCAGTGGCTGGACCTGACCTTCGCGTCGAACGGCTATGCCAGGCCCAACGTGCAGATCGAAGCGGGGTCGATCCCGCTGTTGCCGCGCATGATTGCGCGCACCGATCTCCTGAGCTTCGTCTCGCGGCACACGCTGGCGCTGCACCGTGGCCGCGAACTCAAGGAAGTGGCATTCGCCCCGACGACACTGCGCCGCAAGCTCGGCGTCACCAGCCGCCGCGGCGGCGTGCTGTCGCCGGCCGCGCAGCACGTGATGACCCTGCTGGAGTCCGACGGGGCCGCGCTGTTCCGGCAGGCGCTGCGGGGTGCCGGTTCGGCCTGAGCGGGGCCCCGGAAAGGCCTCAGCCGAGGTGCGGCGCTGCTGATCCCGCTGCTCAAGAGGGGTGCCAGGTGGCACGCAATGCCGAGGCAGGCATGGCGCCAAGGACCTCGCCCAGTTGCCGCGCCGCGTGCAGGATGGCGGGCGCGTGGCGCCGCAGGACGGCGACTGTCAGCCGCTCGACCGGCCCTGATGCGCTCACGGAGCCGAGCACGGTGCCGTGCGCCCCACGAACCGCCGCCGACACGCTGGCGAAGTCGCTGCGTCGCTCGCCCCGGGTGATGGCGAATCCCCGCCGGCGGATGCGCTCGTTCAGGTCACCCGGCTCGCCCAGGGCCGCCAGGATCACCCGTCCGGCAGAACCGCGGTCCAGCGGAAAGACCTCCCCCGTGCGCATGTGGCGCGAGGCGCCGGCAGGCCCTTCGCAGCGCATGAGGCAACTGCGCAGGTTGCCCTCGAAGACGAAGAACGAGGCGCTCTCGCCCGTTTGCGCGCTGAGCTCCCGCAGGATGGGCTCGATGGCCGAATCCAGGTCGAATTGCGCCTGGTAGCGCGAGCCGATCCAGCCTGCGGCCGGCCCGAGCCGCCAGGTGCCGTCGTCTCCGCTCACGAGGAAGCGGGCCGCCGCGAGGGTGCGGGCCAGCCGCAAGGCCGTGGGCTTGAGCAAGCCGGTGCGGCGCGCCAGTTCGGCAAGCGGCAAGTAGACCTCGTCCCCATCGAACGCCGTGAGGATGGACAGCGCACGCAGCACCGCGTTGACCGTTTCGTGATCCCGGCCGGACGACGCCGACGGTGATGCGCCCACGAGCAGGCGCTTGAGATCGGAAGCAGCCGCCTCCGTGCTGGCAGGCGCCCCTCGCGCGCCGCTCCTCTTTCCCTCCCGGTCGTGCCGGGGAGTTTCGCCAAGCGTAACGCGTTGCACTTCCTTGGCTCTCCTGTCGATCATCCGTTCCTCGAACAACGCAGGAGACTACTTCATGGCCCGCGTGGTGCCCGGTCGGCGCGCAGACCTTGCCTCCACCGCAGCTCTCGCCGCCCAGGCCCGGGGCTGCGCGCTGCTGCCATGAAGACGGACGCCATGGCTTCTTCGCAACTTGACTCGCACCCTGCCCTCGGCGGCGGATCGCGCACCGTCGCGGCCGGCACGCCCCGGCGCCTGCGCGGGGTGCTCTGCCTCGACGATTTCGAGCCGGCGGCGCGCCGCATCCTCCCGACACCGATCTTCGGATATGTCTCGGGCGGCTGCGAACTGGACGCCTCGCTGCAGGGCAACCGCAGCGCTTTCGCCGGCTACGGCTTCGTCACGCGCGTGCTGCAGGGGGTTGCTCAGCGCTCCCAGGCGACCACGCTGCTCGGCCACACCTGGTCGGCGCCCTTCGGCATCGCCCCCATGGGCATGTGCGCCCTGGGCGCCTACCGCGGCGACATCGCGCTGGCCCGGGCCGCGGGCGATGCCAACATTCCGATGCTGTGCAGCGGCACCGGGCTCATCGCGCTGGAAGACGTGCATGCCGCCAACCCCAACGCCTGGTTCCAGGCCTACGTGCCGGGCGAGATGGACCGGATCGAAGCGTTGGTCGAACGCGTTGCGCGCGCCGGCTACACCACGCTCGTGGTGACCGCCGACACGCCGGTGTCGGGCAACCGCGAGAACCACGTGCGCGTGGGTTTCTCCAGTCCGCTGCGTCCGAGCATCTCGCTGGCCTGGCAGGGCGTCACGCATCCGCGCTGGCTGTTCGGCACGGCGTTGCGCACCCTGGTGCACCACGGCATGCCGCATTTCGAGAATTCGCAGGCGACGCGGGGCGCGCCGGTCCTGGCACGCGACGTGGTGCGCAACTTCGGCGCGCGCGACAACCTGGGATGGGAACACCTGCGCCTGATCCGGCGGCTCTGGCGCGGCAACCTGGTGCTCAAGGGGATCCTGAGCGCCCAGGATGCGCGCGACGCCCGCGACTGCGGCGCCGATGGCCTGATCGTGTCGAACCACGGCGGCCGCCAGCTCGACGGCGCGGTGTCCCCGCTGCACGTGCTGCCCGATGTCGTGGCCGCCGTGCCGGATGTGCCGGTGATGATGGACAGCGGCGTGCGCCGCGGTAACGACGTGCTGAAGGCGCTCGCGCTCGGGGCCAGGTTCGTGTTCGTCGGCCGCCCCTTCCTCTATGCGGCCGCCATCGGGGGGCAGGCGGGGGTGCGGCACGGGATCGACCTGCTGCAGCAGGAGATCCACCGCAACATGGCCTTGCTGGGGATCACGCGTCTGGAGCAGGTGCGCGACGGGCGGGTGGTGCGGGTCTAGGCATCGCAGCCGGTTCGCCACAACGGCGGGGCAGCGTGGCCGGCCTCAGCGGCACCAGAGCAGCCAGTTCTCCACGTCGCGGACGATCCTCCCCAGGCGTTTCGGCGGGGAGCGGTCGACCAGCGCGTCGCATGCCAGCCGCACGGCGTCGGGCAGCTCGGCGCCGGTCGCACGGAGCATGTAGTAGTGCCGGATGGCGAGGTTGGAGTGGGCCAGCTCGAGGTCCTTGACCAACAGCGACACCAGGCCGCTCTCCCGCGGCCTGCAGACACCCGCGGGCCTCTGCATCGGCGCCTCGGACCACCACGCGGGCGGCACGGCCCATCTTGTCGCCGGCCGATAGGTCGTTGCGGTGGGCACGGGCGTCAGGCCGGCGCTGCCCCGAACGCCTGGATGGCCTGCTCGCCATAGCCGAGCTCCTCCAGGATCTCGCGCGTGTGCTCGCCCAATCGGGGCGGCGGGCGCCGGAAGTTCGAGGGGGTGCGCGAATAGCGCACCTGCGGATTGCCCGTCACCAGGGTGCCCTCACTGGGGTGCTCGTAGCGCCGGAAGAGTCCCGCCGCGTGGAGTGCGTCGGTGTCGAAAAGCTCATCGAGGCTCGGTGCCGGGCCGTTCGGCAGATCGGCCTCCTGGAAGATCGCGACCCACTCCGCCGTCGTGCGGGCCTGCAGGGCTTCTTCCAGGGCGGCGAAGGCCTCCGCGAAATGGAAGCTGCGCTGCGCCATCTTCTCGAACCGCGGGTCGCTTGCCAGCTCGGGGCGGCCGACCGCCGCGAAGAGCCGCGCCCACTGCGCGTCGGTGGTGGCGGTCACG from Ramlibacter pinisoli includes:
- a CDS encoding NAD(P)-dependent oxidoreductase produces the protein MTAPRLAAAGVDVLRQAGARVVYTTRPDDAGEIEALMASEPIDAVISRTVQLSGKAIDACPTLKVISKHGVGVSNIDVAAATARGIPVFMTPGANAASVAELALGLMLAAARHVGYMHGELQAGRWTRKQDGIELRGRTLGLVGFGQVAQRLSRIALAMDMQVLAFDPALQNKPSPVPGVSLQPSLDALLPQADVLSLHVPLTERTRGMVGARELALLPPGAILVNTARGEVVDEPALVAALERGALHAAGLDTMAVEPLPAGHALARLPNVVLTPHVGGSTPAALAAMASGAAHNVLQWLDGKPVSAQLCVNPETLTEKAL
- a CDS encoding LysR family transcriptional regulator — encoded protein: MPQTDLHLRDLRFFEAIAESGHMGQAAEKIGRSQPALSKCVRRLEEAVGSPLFERDGRGIRLTAVGEVLRQRAQVLRGAADYALREVSDFAHGRAGHVRIGSGPIAADFLLPELCRLVLRDGARTTVSIVIGPSWELHEDLRNGKIDMLIGLTTEGETEFRSVPIVEDVVVVAARRNHPIFRQRRITMESLLQYAWALPSPNIPSRQWLDLTFASNGYARPNVQIEAGSIPLLPRMIARTDLLSFVSRHTLALHRGRELKEVAFAPTTLRRKLGVTSRRGGVLSPAAQHVMTLLESDGAALFRQALRGAGSA
- a CDS encoding IclR family transcriptional regulator; translation: MFEERMIDRRAKEVQRVTLGETPRHDREGKRSGARGAPASTEAAASDLKRLLVGASPSASSGRDHETVNAVLRALSILTAFDGDEVYLPLAELARRTGLLKPTALRLARTLAAARFLVSGDDGTWRLGPAAGWIGSRYQAQFDLDSAIEPILRELSAQTGESASFFVFEGNLRSCLMRCEGPAGASRHMRTGEVFPLDRGSAGRVILAALGEPGDLNERIRRRGFAITRGERRSDFASVSAAVRGAHGTVLGSVSASGPVERLTVAVLRRHAPAILHAARQLGEVLGAMPASALRATWHPS
- a CDS encoding alpha-hydroxy acid oxidase, with amino-acid sequence MASSQLDSHPALGGGSRTVAAGTPRRLRGVLCLDDFEPAARRILPTPIFGYVSGGCELDASLQGNRSAFAGYGFVTRVLQGVAQRSQATTLLGHTWSAPFGIAPMGMCALGAYRGDIALARAAGDANIPMLCSGTGLIALEDVHAANPNAWFQAYVPGEMDRIEALVERVARAGYTTLVVTADTPVSGNRENHVRVGFSSPLRPSISLAWQGVTHPRWLFGTALRTLVHHGMPHFENSQATRGAPVLARDVVRNFGARDNLGWEHLRLIRRLWRGNLVLKGILSAQDARDARDCGADGLIVSNHGGRQLDGAVSPLHVLPDVVAAVPDVPVMMDSGVRRGNDVLKALALGARFVFVGRPFLYAAAIGGQAGVRHGIDLLQQEIHRNMALLGITRLEQVRDGRVVRV